The nucleotide window TAGGATTAATACTGTGAAACGGCCATCCTACCTAAAGCAATGAATATATCCAATGCAATATCCACTTAACTTCCGATGTAATTTctcatagaaatgaaaaaaatctcaaatttaatatgaaaacagaaaagaccCAAGATATTCAAAGAAATTCCTAACAATTCAACATTGCCAGAGGTACCACCACCCTTGATTTCAATTATACTATAAAGCAATGGACATAAACAAAGATACTGATAAATGGAATAGAATTCAGAACCCAGATATAAGCCCACAGTCCTACattcacttgatttttgacaattAGTTCTAAAATACACATTAGATAAAGggaagaatcttcaacaaatattGCTTGTCAAGCTGGATAGTCACATAATAGAAGAATAAAACCAATGCTTATCTCTCACCATGCCTAAAACTGAGCTCCAAATGGATTAAGGATCTAAACATAAGACCTGATACCCTGAGTCTTATAGAGGAGATATTATGAAACACACTTGAAGTTATAGGTGGGTAAAGGGCTTTCTGAATGGGACCAATTGAGTATATTTTTTTTGATGATCAAAAATTAGATATacctaaaatatttacattacctTGGTTTTAAACTTTCTTATCTAATATGAGTTACAAAATGTTTTAGTAATGACGTTGTTGTTGGGATGATGATAATAAATTCTCTTAGAGTGACTACTATAACGAGTGAATTTCATTTGAATAAATTCATTATAGTCTACTTACTATAATGAATGCATAATTGAGttatgtatttgtgttttttcttttatttaaaacagatttattgcatacaatatattctgatttcaTGAATCTTAAAATTTACAGTATATTAAATGAGCAGTATTATCATTTAGATATGTCTATAACTTTCTCTAGAAATTAAGATTACTAATGATTTTCATTAGTCTAATGAATTAGTTTTCTATTAGTATTTCTTATATAAGGAAATGATAGAGACTAATAAATGACATAGGGTAGGCAATATGGTGGAGACACATTTTATCACTGTTGGGGTATCTATCCAACAATAATGATTGGATGCCTAGTAAGTGTTTACTTGTAGACATTTAGTAATgtacataaatgaatgaatggtaaCTGGTGAAAAttgtttacatacatatatgttacagttccAGACAACTGCACAATCATCTCAGATCTGTAATTTGGGCAGGATTCCTAGGAAGAGTCCGTCTCTATTCCATACAGTGTCAACTGGTCTTTCTTGCGATTCTGGAAGCAGATAATCAGGAACCATCAAGTCTTACTCAGCATCTGGTACTTGATTGTGGCGGTCATCTGGGCCCTTGCTGAAGATGTCATCTAGAAGCTGCTTTAAGTATTCATAGCATAGTGTCTGGATTCTAAGAGCTCGGGTTCAAGTGAGCAAAGCAAGGCTCTTGGAATCTTGACTTAGCCTTGGAGGTTGCACAGCATTGTTCCTGTCGTAATCTGTTGGTTAAGGAAGGTACAAAGGCTGTCTGATTTTAAACATAACACCTGTCATATAAAATAGGAGGAATCTGAAGTTCACACTGTAAGAGGAGCATGTTAGATTGGATGCATGTATTAGACATTTTTGTATAATATTATGTGTCACAATTTTATGtctaatttaaatgtttaaaataaatttgatgtttattttttaaccatACACTGAACTTATGGTCACTATCTaactttagaaaatatttttttttcaaatatattcaccctgtcaataagatGCCATCTGACACAACAACATGGATTATTCACATCCTATAATATTGCTTACATATAATCAATAAGTTTTTTAAGTGGGCAAGAACAATGCCTTGTGTGAACATTGCTGCATCTCTGGAAACTGAAAAATGTCTGTCATACAGAGGAGTGCTCAATTAATCAATGTTGCATAAGAATTATATTGAAATTTGATAGTGTTTTCTAGTTGTTTCAAAAATTCTTGTGTCTTTCAGATTTATAATAGCTTCAGTATTACCGATTATATAGGCCAGGATATGGGTACTTTAGGATTATTTTCAGAGgctatgttttattttctctgatgCGGGGATTGTGCATTAATGATTTATTCACTTATGTTCTCCAAGTTCGTTCTACCTCTTCTTACTATTCTATTTGCATTATATCATAtcttatatattacattatattactTATATATATTATGGTTGCTCGTAACTTTAAGTTACAAGTTTCTTAAGAAGAACATCTTTCTTCTACCACATGATAAAGACCTTTTTGTTAATTGTTGAGAGAATGCATAAGAACCTAAATGCCTAAATGGTGTTAAATCCCTTTCAACTgtacttttcttaaaagaaaaaaaattatcccatgAAAATGATGAAACTCAAATTTATTAAACCCAATTAcctgaaaaaaattattcaactTTGGATCAGAATAAGCAAATGTATTCTGATGTTTAGCTTTAGATGTTTTAACATTCTGTGTGCTTATTTAAATGTTATGcttcttttttttgaaagagaaactttaaatatttctttgtttttaaagttgtaCAAAATCTTGATGAGATATACACACACTATCTCTCCTCATCCTAAAAACGGGAAGGAGCTGGCCACACAATCTCAGAATCCAGGGTAATATGTATGGGTCTGTTATACATGTTTAAGAATGTTGCTGGATCCATGAATTCTTCAGCTTTGCATAAGTACTCAATAGTTTGTTCTGGGAGGAGGAGGTCAGGGGCAACTTGGTGCAAGTTGTCACCTGGTCCTTTTGTACCCACTTTCACGGTCTTGAAAAGGTGGAGTGCCAATTTGTGAGTCATGGAAAGAAAATCTGTGGTGACCTCTGCTAGAGACTGTGATTGTGTTACATCCTCTAGATATAAAACGGGGACTTTGATGACAGAAACATGCCACTGCATGAACAGCCTCGTGGGGATGTTATGAGAAGCAACTATAATTTTCACATTTTGGATCATATATTCTTTGTCTTCCTTCTCATGGGCAACATAATCTAGAAGAATTCGGAAAAGTGTGCCGTTGGAGGTCTCAAGGATGTGCAGAAAAGTTTTTGAGTATACGAGCAATAATCCTGTAACTGCTTCTCCTAAGTGATTCTTCAGAATTGACTGGAACAGTTTCTCATAATATTCAGTAATCTCCTTCTTCTCTAAGTTGGCTTGTATGTAGCCCACAAGAAACATCCTGTGAAGGAGGAATTTCTTTAGCTGTAGCCTGTGTTTCTCTTCCTGAAGGTGCAAGTAATTGGTTCGAGGAACTTTGGGCATCAAAAGAGGATCcacctgaaaatgctttttactGGTCCTCCGATTATGGACATTTAAAGACATGATGAatcttatttcttcttctagATGATTACAAGTCTCCCTGGTGATGAactcttgtttttattatttctgaaaaaatagcaacaacaacaatacagacaaacaaaaccaggAGTTAACCGTTTGTCAGGTGTTAATGAACAGCAATATTCTTACTCAGTGCTACAAACACTGTTTTTGAAATGGAAGTGAATCTGAAAACAAGACTGAAGTACAGTGATCATTTCTGAGTTTACCACACAACAACTGTCATGCTTTAACAAAAGCCCTATCTCTGTAACGGTGATTACAGATTATACTTGAGGCATTTTTAATGGTGTTTCTATGGCAAGTAATTTatctaacatttaaaataaatttaactggcctgtaaagtaaaaataaatcaggTGTACTCTGGCTATTATTAGTTTATTTAACATTTACTATCAATACTAAAAGTCAATAATCTTGCTTTAAAGATACCAGTAAACTTTTGAGAGAAAAAGTCAAGTGTTTGGTTAATCCTTTTATCAGTAAATCTCTTCCTTTTTGCTGTTTAGTTAAGGTTTAAATAAAAGCAGACTTTTGCTTTGACTGAATCCGTGTCCCCGCCCCACTCCCAGACTACCTTAACTTCCTTCACATACCGTGTACATGTACCTGTCTTTGAGTTCCCTGGACTTGACCTCTGTCATGCTTCCAACTGCCAGTGCCCCAATCCCTCAACTGTCCTAGCTGGGGTTCTAAACCCATAGGTCATGAAAGGAGTTAGAATGTCTTTGGCATCATAGAGTCAGAGTGCACACCAGTCCTAGGTCCACCTTAATGAGAGTATCCCAACAAACACCTCAACAGCACTGTGGGTTGTGGAGGAAATGAGGGCTTCTTTTTCAGAATGCCTTTTGTTCCtttaggttttatttgttttgacacACACCCTTGCCTGTCAGACAGGTGGCAGATGTGAGTATGTCTCAGCTATGGTGGTAGAGCTAGTACCTATACTTTACTTACACACTAGTTAAAGATTGTAGGAACACATATTTGAATTTCTCTAATAATGAATCTgttgtaaaaatgttttacaatacCATTTGGGATACTTAATGTgaatttaagttaatttttagaattgaaaataaaatcaccTTTTAATATTATACTCACATGAGCTCTAAACAATAATTTTAATGTGACAAGGCTAGAAAACActtctatttaattaaaaaaatgaacctTAGAGAACTTTTTTCTCCTGAGATTTTCATTATTCAAACTAATGATCTGATTTTAATAATTTGTAGTGATTAATTATTCCAGAAAGTGAAGGCTGAGAGGTGatttaataaatctttaattGTGTGATACATAACAATCGACCATAATTTCTCACTCACTATGATTCACCTCATCACACACCGAATCTTCCCCAAGTGATTCACTTAGTCAATGCCTTGTCTAGGGGCTGTTACCCTCTCTATTCTCCTTATTGCTTAGTGAAACAGCACAGTTTTGACCACAGTCTCCAACAGCCCACTTTTCTACCCTGGTTTCTTGAAACTGGATgtccctaatttttttttccaaatcagtATCTGTAACTTAGTGGAATTCTTTTGACATCAAGCTCTGGACAATGCTGATTATCATAAAGATAATTTATTACCATAATGATATCATTATCATATGCTGTTATCATAAAGACCTTACACTCTGCTTCCTTGAAGTAGCTCATTGGCCTCTGTATTCACTTTTATGAGGACATCCAAAAGGTCCTCgatgctcctcctgcctcctgactgcATAATTGATGCAGTACCTTGATCCCTCTGAGCTCATCTACGGATTGGGAATCTTCTCTCTCAAAAGCTTCAAGGTGGATGCAGCTAGTTGACACTGACAAAGAAGAAACTGAGCCCATTCAAGTATCTCCTCTTCACACAAGACTCTTTACCATTCTTTCCAGTCATTGATGTACAACTCTTCTTCCCACAGACGTTAACTTAAATCTACTCTTTCAAAATTTAGGTACCaagattataaatattttttatttagttctttTCCTTTGCAAAATTGTCTAGTGCTAAATGGTCAGccccctgaaaacatacatagaagtaacattatacaaatctaacaggttatatttaggaatacatatacatacatatctattatatatatggaataataattagtaaaaaaaattaGTGAATTTGAAGATGAGCAGGGAATGTATATGggtgggtttggagggaggaaaggtaagggtgaaatgttgtaattatattagaatcttaaaaaataaagtaactctaaacaatgaaaagaaattccTTACTAATATCTGGTCTAATTTTTGTCTCTTAGATTCTAGATCAAACCCATTTGTCTTGTCTTTTTATATGTCTTAAAAGTTAGTCCTAAATTATATTCCttaccttcttttaaaaatttatattttttctagaggtggtagctcacatctttaatcccagcatatggaaggcaggggcaggtgaatgggtctctgagttcaaggccaaactagactacaaatcaagttctagggcagccagggtgacatagataaaccctgtcttgaaacaaacaaacaaacaaacaaaatccttatTTCAAAATGCATTTGAAATTTCACTGTCTCCTTCATACTCCTCTAGATTTCTCCACCACAAACATTAATCTCAGAGTATAAAATAAGAGCCTGTATAATAATTCACAGTtatgtttgtattttataatgATTTTACAAAGTCTTTGCTGTACTTAAATACTAGAAAAGAAAGATCTACATTGAATGGGCACAGAATCATCTATGGTATTACCAACCTCCAATGGTGAATTAGACCAGAGTGAACATAGGGACATATAGCAGAAAGTCTGCTACCTAATACTACTACTGCTCATAGTCATCAGGAACTACCAAGGACCCCTTTCTGAATCCACAAAGTCAAACAAACCTTTTATATGCAGGTGTGATTCTTTTTCATCAGGCATTCTTTGTTTAGATCACAGTTTCTTTCCAAACTTAGCCAAGGGCCAGCCTTCACAATAAGGTTAACTATGGGATTATTGTCCTACTTTACATTTGTGCTGTCATTCACATATCTTTTTCTGATTATAATACATCCTCAGAAAGAACAAATAAGAAGAGAAGATAATCTGCATGTGGGCTTTGAATGAGATTTTATCTCACTTTCCACATTGCCACTATCTTTTTGGGCTCCATAAATCTTGTAGTAAATAATGAAAAGTATATTTTAGTTCTTATcccctctcctgtctctgcttccctcccaTAAAGCCTGGTTACCCCGTATCACTTTGGCTGAATTACATCCTTAAGATTTCTGTCTCTATTAGCATCACACCTGATAGCTCCCCTGCATCTCTGGAGAATGCAACCTCTCTGTGAGACTCTATGTGCCTTTCTCATTCATACTCCTATAAGAAGGAGTTCAGTGGTGGTCTCCTCCCTCTTAAGGCATGGATTCTATCACCCTTCTCTTTCACAtatctttttatttctaatataaACCTAATAAAAATGGTTTTCCACCATTTAAAGATAAATGATGTAATATTTCAATTAAACCCATCATGTTTCAAAACATACTAATCTCTGAATAAAACCTAATTGGTGTtagatttaaaaacacaaattatcatttctttaatttaaaaattatctgaCTGTGACAATTTTGTGTGGTTTAATTTAATGCATCTAAAACAATAGCTTTACTACCCTAGATGGTTATATGGTTTGATTCTATTTCCCTAATgtattttttctccatttctcaaaTGTTAGTTAGGTTGTTCACCTGAATTTTGGTACTATTGCCACATGACTATCTAAAAAGTTTAAGTCGTACATATCctgctttcttgcttttttttcagTCATACTAAAATGGCATCagtaaagagaggaaagaaacaacATGCAGTTTGACCAGTTTCCGATTGACTGGAATGTATAACTACAGTTGCAAATTTCTTAGTAGACACTCATTATCTGAGCTCCCAAGCACCACAATCCTTGTTGTCCATCTCAGATGGTGACTCCAACAAAATTCTTCTCGGTATCAACCTGGCTCAAGAggcatttgctttattttatccAGAGTGATAGAGTGGCTGCCCAAGTTCAACTTTTAAGCATTTATTAGTAAATAGGAACTTGTAGTGTTAATCCTTTTCAATTATTCTATGTATGCACCCTATAATTTCATACCAGCTTAGTTCTCATAACCTGCTCATACACATGTCAAAAAGTGCATCTTGTGATTTCTTATGGATTAATTGTCCAGAGTTGTGTTTTTTAATAAACTCCCAATGTCCTTTGCTTGTGTAGGACACATAGGCCAGAGACAGAGAAGATTAAACATCATTTATGGCCTGCAGTAGGTACCTTTTCACACACTCATTTAATATTCATAATAAGCCCTCTTAGCATGTTTATTATATTATAGGCCTACCTTAGGTAAGTGGACATTCTTTTCACAATTTATAGAGGACGATGTTAAAATAGAGGATAGTTAAATAATTTACACATTATTTAAGTCTACTCTCGTCAGCTTCCTTGTCATGCTTGCATTAAAACCCCACCTACCTCAGTAATGCTGTTTATATGGACATGGATCAGTTCCACACAGAAGTCAGTACATCCCATTATAGCAAATCCTATTGCAAAGGCATGGTAGTCTCCTGGAATTCTCTACTATCAGGTTTGGTACATCTTTTAACTAACATACCAGAGTCCTTAACAAATTGCCAACTTGGCTCAATACAGTGCATTATCTGATTTGTTATTGCTTGCTGGATGGCTACTTAAGAAGACAGAGATCCTATAGCAcctgaataaaataaatgtaagggAAATATCTACATAATAACTGTGAATCAACAAAATTATCCTACTCTTATTGGCTGGTCATTTATCCCAGATTTATTGACAGTTTGAGCACTGTACAAGATGTAAACACATAAACTCTTCCTAATTTCAGGGAAGTAGAGTCCAGTAGGGGTTATGAAATGTTCATGAGTCTCAGATGTTCTTAGAAAGGTCAGGTATATATAGAGAGGACAATGTTCCCTACTTTAGGAATATTGAAATAGAAAGGATAGATGGGTTTTCCTAGTGACAGTTCTTACATTAGCATCATCTTAAGGGGAACaggtctgtcttagtcactgttcttttgctgtgacaaCAAAATAGtgtaaccaaggcaacttatggaagaaaaacatttaattggatgcttgctaacagtttcagagggtaaaTCCATGACCATTATGGCAGGAAAGCATGACAGCAAGCAGACATGTATGGTGCTGGACCAGTAGCTCAGAGCTTACACTTTATCCAgaagtaggaagcagagagatagagagactgTGCCTGGAGTGGGCTTTTTAAACcttaaagcccatccccagtgatacagtcctccaagaagaccacacctcttaatccttcctaaacagttcaccaactgggaaccatcTCTTCAAATATAccagtctatgggggccattctcatttaaaccaccacagaggtATGGGGTGCATTTGAGGATGTCTCTTGAATTTAAGCTTTTAGAATGTATGGTTGTGAATAACTAGACTTGATTCCATAGAGAACAGCAGCTCTATTTTAACCTTTCATCTGTGCTTCAGATTAGAGGAAATGGGACTATTTTCTTTAACTTCACTATGTTTCAACACAACTGAACCACCAGTCTAACAGAAGAAATGGTCTATGTAACTTTTAGCAAACACTTGGGTAAAGCCTTCCACTAAAAGGTCATACTcttgtgctgtggatgattgactgataaataaaacactgattagccagtagccaggaaggaagtataggctggactatcagagaggagaattgagagaacaggaaggcagagaagagggacacgccagcctgccatccagggagcatcatgtaaaggcagcaggtaaagccacggaacacgtggcgacatatagattaacagaaatgggctgagtataagagtaagagctagataatggtaggcctgagccattaggccaacagtttaaataatataagcacctgtatgtttattttataagttgtctaCAGGACTGCccaggcttggcaggacccagagagaaaaaaaaactctagctacactcttgTCAGACTAAGTAGACGGTTTCATGgaacacaacagaaaaaaatttgtTACCAAATCACTAGAGTTAAAACTTTACCAAGAAATAATGTTATACTGCTTTCTTTAGCATGTTATACTATCCCTTcccatccttctttcctttccatttcttttcttttctttctttcttccttccttccttccttcctttctttctttctttctttctttcttactttctttcttgtttctttcctccAAAATAGTATGAAATAGTCTTTGGAAGTTATTTGTCAAAGAAAGCACAGGGACACTTcttaaattcaaatatttaatgTATGTCTACTGTCTGTTTAAAATGGGTCTGAACATTGGACATATTCTTGAAAAATCTGTCCATATATTCtcacatgaaaatttttatttagttattggGTCTGAAGTCCCCATGACTAGTTAATATAGGAGTGAAGTATCATGGTAAAAGATATAAACAATGAACATTGAGAGAAAAGAGTCCTGGAACCTGCCTCAAGAATAAACATTTAGATAGGTGTCAATGATACATGTGGCATGGGTAAGGGTGATGAAATCAGAGAAGGCAGGGGAAGACACTAAACTTGAAGTGTGAGCACATGTTGAGAGTTATGAAATGtgacacttctttaaaaaaaaaaaggcaatagtGTGTTATGGCAGCTACAACAATCTACAGGTCATAGGATCTCCAGGCTGGGTAAGTGTCTGGATCCAAGTCAATAGCACTAAAATGTGTGACTTAACTTTAAAGTGAAGCCCATGTCATAGTTCAGACCTAGAACATCCTCTTGGTCTTCATTTGCTCTATGGTCTCTGGTATTTTGTGAATGGTGAAATATTTCAAGGCTGGAGATCATTGGTTGTTGAAAGCGATCATAGACCTCTGGTCTTCCTCTGACTTTGTTCATTGTTTGCTGGCTGCCCTGAAGTGAGTGTCTTACTCTTCCACCACATATTCCAGATCTCAGCCGAGGGCTGCTCTGCCACAGAAATCAAGGCAACTGAGCCAGAcgactgtagccagaagttttctggTCCTGCCCGGTCCCACAGCTGCCATTGttataatcactcagaagcttatattaattataaactgcttggtctatggctcaggcttcttgctagctagctctttgaTCTTAAATTTACctctttctattaatctatgttttgtcacatggctgtggcattgcTGGTCAGttgacatgttgctccttgggtggcaggttGGTGTTTGCCTTGATtctgccctcttctctctgtatctctcttgaatttccctcctggctcttttggccttaccataggccaaaacaacttctttattaaccaatagtagcaacgcattcacagcatacagaaagaccatctaaCAGTAGATGAGCACAGGCTGATACCTTTAGACTGTGAGATAAATGAACATtgtatctttgtgtattttcttacCCTAA belongs to Peromyscus eremicus chromosome 3, PerEre_H2_v1, whole genome shotgun sequence and includes:
- the Tex47 gene encoding testis-expressed protein 47 isoform X2 produces the protein MSLNVHNRRTSKKHFQVDPLLMPKVPRTNYLHLQEEKHRLQLKKFLLHRMFLVGYIQANLEKKEITEYYEKLFQSILKNHLGEAVTGLLLVYSKTFLHILETSNGTLFRILLDYVAHEKEDKEYMIQNVKIIVASHNIPTRLFMQWHVSVIKVPVLYLEDVTQSQSLAEVTTDFLSMTHKLALHLFKTVKITTGTMLCNLQG
- the Tex47 gene encoding testis-expressed protein 47 isoform X1 is translated as MSLNVHNRRTSKKHFQVDPLLMPKVPRTNYLHLQEEKHRLQLKKFLLHRMFLVGYIQANLEKKEITEYYEKLFQSILKNHLGEAVTGLLLVYSKTFLHILETSNGTLFRILLDYVAHEKEDKEYMIQNVKIIVASHNIPTRLFMQWHVSVIKVPVLYLEDVTQSQSLAEVTTDFLSMTHKLALHLFKTVKVGTKGPGDNLHQVAPDLLLPEQTIEYLCKAEEFMDPATFLNMYNRPIHITLDSEIVWPAPSRF